One genomic region from Epinephelus moara isolate mb chromosome 8, YSFRI_EMoa_1.0, whole genome shotgun sequence encodes:
- the ier3 gene encoding radiation-inducible immediate-early gene IEX-1: MYSRSNSVTMTVQRESFAFSRMATRSTEPEVFTFERIPTQATAVSSYVPLRPKKRCTRVMYPAKVRMHLPPPEKNQAKRWLIILCLVVLWQIYTEDPCAETPLTSADSSVSDYQGFPFQSAEEQALQLSSGSELLTSTPSSCKDDGSFSEQIIPNTCPESGQETESSGFEQSAGKSYVVALLVYHRLGSDN, encoded by the coding sequence ATGTACTCACGATCAAACAGTGTGACCATGACGGTCCAGCGGGAGAGCTTCGCCTTCTCCAGGATGGCGACCCGCAGCACGGAGCCCGAGGTCTTCACCTTCGAGCGGATACCGACTCAGGCCACCGCCGTCAGCTCCTACGTGCCACTGCGGCCGAAGAAGCGCTGCACCCGGGTGATGTATCCTGCTAAAGTCCGCATGCACCTTCCACCACCAGAGAAGAACCAGGCCAAGCGCTGGCTGATCATCCTGTGTCTGGTGGTGCTGTGGCAGATCTACACCGAGGATCCCTGCGCAGAGACGCCGCTGACCAGCGCAGACAGCTCGGTCAGCGACTACCAGGGTTTCCCCTTCCAGTCCGCGGAGGAGCAGGCGCTACAGCTCAGCTCCGGCTCCGAGCTCCTGACCTCCACACCGAGCAGCTGTAAGGACGACGGCTCCTTCAGTGAACAGATCATCCCCAACACCTGCCCCGAGTCCGGCcaggagacagagagcagcGGCTTCGAGCAGAGCGCAGGGAAAAGCTACGTGGTGGCCCTGCTGGTGTACCACAGACTGGGCAGCGACAACTGA